Proteins encoded together in one Desulfatiglans sp. window:
- a CDS encoding N-acyl-D-glucosamine 2-epimerase, protein MENITDIKTEFINEVGQSILPFWLRFSVDNKNGGFYGRVDNLGNAIPDAPKSLILNTRILWTFSEAYSAFGSMEYLKMADHAYDYLHEFFYDREHGGVYWLLDSQGVPLDDKKKAYGHAFLVYALASYYRVTGKRSVLDSAVGVFNLIERHFLDKENGGYFEAALRDWSVAEDMRLSAIDMNEKKSMNAHLHILEAYTNLLRVWRNPTLKEQLKNLLKIFQDHIIDQKTSHFNLFFDEAWQIKSRLVSPGHDIEGSWLLFESAELLNDPDLKAEFKNISALLATAVLDRCLDHDGSLVYEIHPDGVKNMEKHWWVQAEAMVGFLNAYELTGERKFYDAMLRVWGYIKNNLIDKENAEWFYKLLHDGTVDDKEPKISEWKGPYHNSRACLEIAGRLNRMSKG, encoded by the coding sequence CCTTCTGGCTCAGGTTCAGCGTTGATAATAAAAATGGCGGATTTTATGGCAGGGTGGATAACCTTGGCAATGCCATCCCTGATGCGCCCAAATCACTTATCCTTAACACCAGGATACTCTGGACATTTTCAGAGGCCTATTCCGCATTTGGTAGCATGGAATATCTTAAGATGGCCGACCATGCCTATGATTACCTGCATGAATTTTTCTATGACAGGGAGCATGGCGGCGTATATTGGCTTTTAGACAGTCAGGGTGTTCCCCTTGATGACAAAAAAAAGGCATATGGCCATGCCTTTCTTGTTTATGCCCTGGCCTCGTATTACAGGGTAACAGGTAAAAGGTCTGTGCTGGACAGTGCAGTTGGGGTTTTTAATCTCATTGAAAGGCATTTTCTTGATAAGGAGAATGGCGGGTATTTTGAAGCGGCCTTAAGGGACTGGTCTGTCGCAGAGGATATGCGGCTAAGCGCTATTGACATGAATGAAAAGAAATCCATGAATGCACATCTGCACATACTTGAGGCATATACAAATCTCCTGCGTGTGTGGAGGAACCCAACGCTTAAGGAGCAATTGAAAAATCTCCTTAAGATCTTTCAGGATCATATCATAGACCAGAAGACCTCTCACTTTAATCTATTTTTTGATGAGGCATGGCAGATAAAAAGCAGGCTGGTCTCGCCAGGGCATGATATAGAGGGGAGCTGGCTACTCTTTGAGTCTGCGGAACTTCTTAATGACCCTGATCTTAAGGCGGAGTTTAAAAATATATCTGCCCTTCTGGCAACCGCAGTGCTTGATCGATGCCTGGATCATGATGGAAGCCTTGTCTATGAAATACACCCTGACGGTGTAAAAAATATGGAAAAACACTGGTGGGTGCAGGCAGAGGCAATGGTGGGATTTCTTAATGCATATGAGCTTACAGGGGAGAGGAAATTTTATGATGCCATGCTGAGGGTATGGGGCTATATTAAGAATAACCTTATTGATAAAGAAAATGCTGAATGGTTTTATAAACTGCTTCATGATGGAACGGTAGATGACAAGGAGCCAAAGATCTCGGAATGGAAAGGACCATATCATAACAGCAGGGCATGTCTTGAGATCGCTGGAAGGTTAAACCGGATGAGTAAAGGTTAA
- a CDS encoding glycosidase: protein MKSYFDERLSQIKGYHEKIIDHKNEPLFSMHGIYKRYKYPVITAEHIPLEWRFDLDKERNPRLLERAGINSVFNPGAIFFNGKYCLVVRVEGWDRKSFFAVAESPDGINNFQFWPEPVLMPETDDPDVNVYDMRLTFHEDGWIYGVFCTERKDPDAPTYDLSSAIAKAGIARTKDLINWERLSDLKTVSAQQRNVVLHPEFIDGKYAFYTRPQDGFIETGSGSGIGWGLSTSIENARIGEEVIIDERIYHTIKETKNGQGPAPIKTDKGWLHLAHGVRGTAAGLRYVLYLFMTELKRPWVRTYNPGGYLIAPQDEERIGDVNNVVFCNGWIKDPDGRVLIYYASSDTHVHVAETDVDTLIDYAINTPPDALTSAGSVKERLKIIKGNFR, encoded by the coding sequence ATGAAATCATATTTTGATGAGAGATTGAGTCAGATTAAGGGGTACCATGAAAAAATCATTGATCATAAAAATGAACCCCTGTTCAGCATGCACGGTATCTACAAACGATATAAATACCCTGTAATAACAGCAGAGCACATCCCCCTTGAGTGGCGTTTTGATCTTGATAAGGAGAGAAACCCAAGGCTCCTTGAACGCGCGGGGATCAACTCCGTCTTTAACCCCGGCGCAATATTTTTTAATGGTAAATACTGTCTGGTGGTACGTGTGGAGGGGTGGGACAGAAAATCATTCTTCGCTGTAGCTGAAAGCCCTGATGGCATCAATAACTTTCAATTCTGGCCTGAACCAGTTCTAATGCCTGAAACAGATGACCCCGATGTTAATGTGTATGACATGAGGCTTACATTTCATGAGGACGGGTGGATATACGGGGTATTCTGTACAGAGCGTAAAGACCCTGATGCCCCGACATATGATCTGTCATCAGCGATTGCAAAGGCAGGCATTGCACGAACAAAAGACCTAATAAACTGGGAAAGGCTGAGTGATCTTAAAACCGTCTCAGCCCAGCAGCGAAATGTAGTGCTCCATCCTGAATTTATAGATGGCAAATATGCATTTTACACAAGGCCACAGGATGGTTTTATTGAAACAGGTTCAGGGAGCGGGATCGGCTGGGGGCTCTCTACATCCATAGAAAATGCCAGAATTGGTGAAGAGGTTATTATTGATGAACGCATCTATCATACAATCAAGGAGACCAAAAACGGCCAGGGGCCAGCGCCCATAAAGACAGATAAGGGGTGGTTACACCTGGCACATGGTGTGCGCGGGACTGCTGCGGGTCTTCGTTATGTGCTCTACCTGTTTATGACAGAACTTAAGAGACCGTGGGTACGCACATATAACCCTGGTGGTTATCTTATTGCCCCGCAGGATGAAGAACGAATCGGTGATGTAAACAATGTAGTGTTTTGTAACGGCTGGATCAAAGACCCTGATGGAAGGGTGCTGATATATTATGCATCATCAGATACCCATGTCCATGTGGCAGAGACAGATGTGGATACACTCATTGATTATGCAATAAATACACCCCCTGATGCCCTGACGAGCGCCGGGAGCGTAAAGGAACGGTTAAAGATAATAAAGGGTAATTTTAGGTAA
- a CDS encoding PilZ domain-containing protein: protein MENMSQNRSRFQNEKRRQPRLKVQIWAVELNENSRYYHILSNLSVGGFFIEKELPFSVGSIINFEMELDGEIISFKGKVIDNYVSADSNRPGAGVQFVDLDEKEKAKLNAYLNKLEK, encoded by the coding sequence GTGGAAAATATGAGTCAAAACAGATCCAGATTTCAAAATGAAAAACGCAGGCAACCCAGGTTAAAGGTACAGATATGGGCTGTCGAACTTAATGAAAATTCAAGATATTATCACATTCTGTCGAATCTGAGTGTAGGCGGTTTTTTCATAGAAAAAGAGCTACCCTTTTCAGTGGGATCAATAATTAACTTTGAGATGGAGCTTGATGGAGAAATCATCTCCTTTAAAGGGAAAGTAATAGACAACTATGTAAGTGCCGACTCCAATCGCCCTGGGGCCGGGGTTCAGTTTGTTGACCTGGATGAAAAAGAAAAGGCTAAACTAAATGCCTACCTGAACAAACTGGAGAAGTAA